The DNA region GTAATTGCTGTCCTTATGGTCATGCGGCACGTTACGCTCATCGCCAAAAAAGAAGAAAACTTTTTCCCAGTTCACCTGGTCGGCGTATGTTGTTGAAGCTAACAGCTCATATAGCTTTTTAGGTGAGCTGCCGCCCGAAAGCGCCACACTGAATTTGCCGTTTTTGTTAATGGCTTCGGTAGCCAGGGTAACAAAATGATCGGCCAGCCCGGTTAAAACTTCACCTTCCGTGTTATAGATATTCAGTTTCATCAGCTTTTTATTTTTTACCGTTTACAGGTAAAGTAAACCAATTATAGCCGTCGCGGGCAATTAAAGCTTCTGCAGCTTCAGGGCCCCATGAATCGGCCGAATAATTAGGGAAGTTAAGGCTCTTTTTATTTTGCCATGTGTTTAGTATCGGCATTACCAGTTCCCATGCTGCCTCAACCTGGTCACCACGCATAAACAGGGTTTGATCGCCCATCATGGTATCCAGTATCAGTGTTTCGTAAGCTTCAGGTGCCTGGTTGGTATAAGTACCTTTATAATCAAACACCATGTCAACGGCGTTTAATACCATATCAATACCGGGGCGTTTAGCCTGCACTTGCAAACGGATGCTCATCTCCGGCTGAATGCTGATGATCAACCTGTTTTGCTGCCAGCTTTCAGTAGCTTCGGCCGGGAAAATCTGGTGAGGGACATCTTTAAACTGGATGGTAATAACCGATGATGACTGGTGCATTCTTTTGCCTGTACGTAAATAGAATGGAACACCCTGCCAGCGCCAGTTGTCGATAAAGAACTTGATGGCCGCGAATGTTTCAGTATTTGATTCGGTGTTAACCTTTGGCTCCTCACGATATCCAGGTACTTCCCGGCCTTTCATCCATCCGCTGCCATACTGGCCCCTAACTGTCGAATTACGTACATCCTCGGCAGTAAATTTGCGCATTGCTTTCAGTACATCAACTTTGCGGTCACGTACCTCATCGGCGCTAAAACTGATAGGAGGCTCCATAGCCACGTGGCAAAGCAATTGCAGCAGGTGGTTCTGGATCATGTCTCGCATTGCACCTGAGCCATCATAATAATCGCCGCGTTCCTCAACGCCCAATTGCTCGGTAACTGAAATTTGTACGTGCTCAATATGGTTCCGGTTCCATAGCGGCTCCATAATGGAGTTGGCAAAACGGAAAGCCATGATATTTTGAACAGTTTCTTTACCCAGGTAATGATCGATACGATAGATCTGGCATTCATCAAAAATACTCTTTAATAACTGGTTCAGATCTTTTGCAGTTTCCAGGTCGTGCCCAAATGGTTTCTCAATGATGATCCTTACACGTTTTTTATCATCGGCCAATTTAGCTTTTGAGATGTTTGATGCAATGATGGGGAAGAAATTAGGCGCTACCGCAAGGTAAAACAACACGTTTGCCTTCGTTTTCCACTCGGCGTTGTGTTTTTCAATGCGTTTGCCAAACTCTTTGTACGTTTCAAAATCGTTAGCGTCTGATACCTGGTAATAAATATTGGCTGAGAACTCGGCCCATTTTTTATCATCGGTTTTGCCGCTGCGTGAAAACTGG from Mucilaginibacter sp. SJ includes:
- the zwf gene encoding glucose-6-phosphate dehydrogenase, whose translation is MSTTAKSDPTIFIIFGGTGDLNSRKIAPALYNLFLDGWMPKQFSIIGTGRTKLTDEQFRDNLHNDINQFSRSGKTDDKKWAEFSANIYYQVSDANDFETYKEFGKRIEKHNAEWKTKANVLFYLAVAPNFFPIIASNISKAKLADDKKRVRIIIEKPFGHDLETAKDLNQLLKSIFDECQIYRIDHYLGKETVQNIMAFRFANSIMEPLWNRNHIEHVQISVTEQLGVEERGDYYDGSGAMRDMIQNHLLQLLCHVAMEPPISFSADEVRDRKVDVLKAMRKFTAEDVRNSTVRGQYGSGWMKGREVPGYREEPKVNTESNTETFAAIKFFIDNWRWQGVPFYLRTGKRMHQSSSVITIQFKDVPHQIFPAEATESWQQNRLIISIQPEMSIRLQVQAKRPGIDMVLNAVDMVFDYKGTYTNQAPEAYETLILDTMMGDQTLFMRGDQVEAAWELVMPILNTWQNKKSLNFPNYSADSWGPEAAEALIARDGYNWFTLPVNGKK